The proteins below are encoded in one region of Campylobacter helveticus:
- a CDS encoding type ISP restriction/modification enzyme, producing the protein MFLGYGSGNQAERDKICIHLNENSLKQTLQDFKDLSVEKLKDKYTLKDSRDWSVERAKSDIVANCKKDEEFQKKIIKINYRPFDSRWTFFTAKSKGFWGTPSSLSQHFLNGKNLGLTFVKFGKGSDHTSAFINNGLVERCQLVGHSSGCYIAPLYLYDIEGKTPNFTPEFLAYKEKHKILKHKNEEQILAFIYANLYNPKYRSKYLEYLKIGFPKVSFEVSVKEFERFERLGSKLIKLHLMQEIPEDNIDFEGDFAFSFIEKRQESERFKEDAQKKGRIILNEKLSIIGISREVWDYTIGGYQVIKQWLKYRKDYVCTKEELEHLLKICKILKKTIEIQGKLNEI; encoded by the coding sequence GTGTTTTTAGGATATGGTAGTGGAAATCAAGCTGAAAGGGATAAAATTTGCATCCATTTAAATGAAAATTCTCTAAAACAAACTTTGCAAGATTTTAAAGATTTAAGTGTAGAAAAATTAAAAGATAAATACACGCTGAAAGACTCAAGAGACTGGAGTGTGGAAAGAGCTAAAAGCGATATTGTGGCAAATTGCAAAAAAGACGAGGAATTTCAAAAGAAAATTATCAAAATTAATTATCGTCCTTTTGATAGTCGTTGGACTTTTTTTACAGCTAAAAGCAAGGGGTTTTGGGGAACACCATCTAGCTTAAGTCAGCATTTTTTAAATGGGAAGAATTTGGGGCTTACTTTTGTAAAATTTGGTAAAGGTAGCGATCACACTTCAGCTTTTATTAATAATGGCTTAGTGGAGCGTTGTCAGCTTGTGGGGCATAGTAGTGGTTGCTACATCGCTCCCCTTTATCTTTACGATATTGAGGGAAAAACTCCAAATTTCACGCCAGAATTTTTAGCCTATAAAGAAAAACATAAAATTTTAAAGCATAAAAACGAGGAGCAAATTCTAGCCTTTATCTATGCGAATTTATATAATCCAAAATATAGAAGCAAGTATTTAGAATACCTTAAAATAGGCTTTCCAAAAGTGAGCTTTGAAGTGAGTGTAAAAGAATTTGAGCGTTTTGAAAGGCTAGGAAGCAAACTGATAAAACTGCACCTAATGCAAGAAATCCCGGAGGATAATATAGACTTTGAGGGGGATTTTGCTTTTAGTTTTATAGAAAAAAGACAAGAAAGTGAAAGGTTTAAAGAGGACGCGCAGAAAAAGGGGCGCATTATTTTAAATGAAAAGTTAAGCATAATAGGCATAAGCCGCGAAGTGTGGGACTATACCATAGGCGGTTATCAAGTCATAAAGCAGTGGCTAAAGTATAGAAAAGATTATGTTTGCACCAAAGAGGAGCTAGAACACTTACTTAAAATTTGCAAAATTCTTAAAAAAACCATAGAAATTCAAGGAAAGCTTAATGAAATTTAA
- a CDS encoding putative motility protein yields MISDMSNASLRTAINTSLLKKSIDTNEALMAKLIEGLSSGSLQTSQAPAVDAAAIKTSTLDIYA; encoded by the coding sequence ATGATTTCTGATATGAGTAATGCTTCTTTGAGGACGGCGATTAACACTTCTTTGTTGAAAAAAAGTATAGATACAAATGAAGCTTTGATGGCTAAACTTATAGAGGGTTTAAGTAGCGGTTCTTTGCAGACTTCACAAGCACCAGCTGTTGATGCAGCGGCTATTAAAACAAGCACTCTAGACATTTACGCTTAA
- the nhaA gene encoding Na+/H+ antiporter NhaA: MSLLDRLRSLIHNEAFGGVLLIICTIFALLVQNSFLSDYYRELLNLNMGFVAGEFSLEKPFLLWVNDGLISIFFFAIGLELKKEFAQGAFKEAKNIILPLVAAVGGIIIPASIFALINVNDAYTLQGWAIPTATDTAFALAILMMCGKHIPSSLKIFLLSLAIFDDVGAILIIAIFYTSKLSIFAFIVASCAIFALFILNFLGITRKSFYFILSLILWVSVLKSGVHATLAGLITAFFIPAFTKEGKPFLKEIDESLKFWLVFVILPLFAFANAGVNLANIDLKSIFSGASVGIFLGLFVGKQVGFFIFSYLAIKSGLASLPEGANFKQLYGVCILTGIGFTMSLFIDGLAYEVSDIFNYADNLSILVASFCSGIFGFVYLRFFARS; encoded by the coding sequence ATGAGTTTATTAGATAGACTTAGGAGTTTAATCCACAATGAAGCCTTTGGGGGTGTTTTACTGATTATTTGCACGATTTTTGCCTTGCTCGTGCAAAATAGCTTTTTGAGTGATTATTATAGAGAATTGTTAAATTTAAATATGGGTTTTGTTGCTGGGGAATTTAGCCTTGAAAAGCCTTTTTTACTTTGGGTTAATGATGGGCTGATTTCCATTTTTTTCTTTGCCATAGGTTTGGAGCTTAAAAAAGAATTTGCACAAGGGGCGTTTAAAGAGGCGAAAAATATTATTTTACCGCTTGTTGCTGCAGTGGGCGGGATTATTATCCCTGCGAGTATTTTTGCGTTGATTAATGTAAATGATGCTTATACGCTTCAAGGTTGGGCTATCCCAACGGCTACGGATACAGCTTTTGCTTTGGCAATTTTAATGATGTGCGGAAAACACATTCCAAGTTCTCTTAAAATTTTCTTGCTTTCTTTGGCTATTTTTGATGATGTGGGTGCGATTTTAATTATTGCGATTTTTTACACTTCTAAGCTTTCTATTTTTGCTTTTATCGTGGCAAGTTGTGCGATTTTTGCTTTATTTATTTTAAATTTTTTAGGCATTACACGCAAGTCTTTTTATTTTATTTTATCTTTAATTCTTTGGGTGAGTGTTTTAAAAAGTGGAGTGCATGCGACTTTGGCTGGACTTATTACTGCATTTTTTATCCCTGCCTTTACAAAAGAGGGTAAGCCTTTTTTAAAAGAAATTGATGAGAGTTTGAAATTTTGGCTTGTTTTTGTTATTTTACCTTTATTTGCCTTTGCAAATGCAGGGGTAAATTTAGCAAATATCGACTTAAAATCGATATTTTCAGGTGCTAGCGTGGGAATTTTCTTAGGGCTTTTTGTGGGTAAGCAAGTGGGGTTTTTTATCTTTTCTTATTTGGCGATTAAAAGCGGTTTGGCAAGTTTGCCAGAGGGAGCAAATTTTAAGCAGCTTTATGGCGTTTGTATACTGACAGGCATAGGCTTTACGATGAGTTTATTTATCGATGGTTTGGCTTATGAGGTGAGCGACATTTTTAATTATGCTGATAATCTTTCCATTTTAGTTGCTTCTTTTTGTTCTGGAATTTTTGGCTTTGTTTATTTAAGATTTTTTGCGAGGAGTTGA
- the nhaA gene encoding Na+/H+ antiporter NhaA, which translates to MQRIKKVVLSETFPGILLIFFTFFALLCKNSALSVIYTDFFHANFTVGFDNFQIAKSLDLWINDGLIAIFFLCIGLELKYEVLRGQLKNIRAVSLPIFGALGGMIVPALIFASINFHDSFAMKGWAIPTATDIAFAVGILMLLGNKIPASLKLFLLSLAIFDDLGAIVIIALFYTDQLSTLAMLICLMCMFVLFFLNYFHITHLPMYVLVGVILWIAMLKSGVHATLAGVIIALFIPLDTREKKPYLHNVLESLNPWVVYFILPLFAFANAGIDLRGIHFASILSPVSLGIILGLFVGKQVGVFIFAWVAIKLKLAKLPENVRYSQFYGICILTGIGFTMSLFIDSLAYKNSAIFEHTDKLAILLASFLSAIVGYTYLKIVK; encoded by the coding sequence TTGCAAAGGATTAAGAAAGTAGTTTTGAGTGAAACTTTCCCCGGAATTTTATTGATTTTTTTTACTTTTTTTGCACTTTTGTGTAAAAATTCTGCATTAAGTGTTATTTATACGGATTTTTTCCACGCTAATTTTACGGTGGGTTTTGATAATTTTCAAATTGCAAAATCTTTAGATTTGTGGATAAATGATGGTTTGATAGCGATTTTTTTCCTTTGTATAGGGCTTGAGCTTAAATACGAGGTTTTAAGGGGACAGCTTAAAAATATTAGGGCGGTTTCTTTGCCTATTTTTGGTGCACTTGGGGGTATGATAGTCCCTGCACTTATCTTTGCTTCGATTAATTTTCACGATTCGTTTGCGATGAAGGGTTGGGCTATCCCAACGGCTACGGATATCGCTTTTGCGGTAGGGATTTTAATGCTTCTTGGCAATAAAATTCCCGCAAGTCTTAAGCTTTTTTTACTCTCCCTTGCCATTTTTGATGATTTGGGTGCGATTGTAATTATTGCTTTATTTTACACAGACCAGCTTTCAACTTTGGCGATGTTAATTTGTTTGATGTGTATGTTTGTCTTATTTTTTCTCAATTATTTTCACATCACGCACTTACCAATGTATGTTTTAGTGGGTGTGATACTTTGGATAGCTATGCTTAAAAGCGGAGTGCATGCGACTTTAGCGGGGGTCATTATCGCTTTATTTATCCCTTTAGATACTAGGGAGAAAAAGCCTTATTTACACAATGTTTTAGAGAGTTTAAATCCTTGGGTAGTTTATTTTATTTTGCCTTTATTTGCCTTTGCAAATGCGGGGATTGATTTAAGGGGCATACATTTTGCCTCCATTCTCTCCCCTGTGAGTCTTGGGATTATTTTAGGGCTTTTTGTGGGTAAGCAAGTGGGAGTATTTATTTTTGCTTGGGTGGCGATTAAATTAAAACTTGCTAAGCTACCTGAAAATGTTCGCTATTCTCAATTTTATGGTATTTGCATACTTACAGGCATCGGTTTTACGATGAGTTTATTTATCGATTCTTTGGCTTATAAAAATAGTGCGATTTTTGAACACACAGACAAACTTGCGATTTTACTTGCAAGTTTTTTAAGTGCGATTGTGGGTTATACATATTTAAAGATTGTTAAATGA
- the thiF gene encoding thiamine biosynthesis protein ThiF has protein sequence MMRIKFNGEVIETHFKTSGEFFKSVSQNESDVWIINGFATKDEVDLDEGDELFCIAKNTLPPPEALDAMMRARHTPKLHDKLKAAKVAVCGLGGLGSHIAIMLARSGLGGLKLIDFDVVEPSNLNRQAYRVSDLGKFKTEALKEQIAEINPYTQVEIHTLKIDENNLKELFKDTNIVCEAFDRAEAKAMIAQNFHRYFANQVLICASGLAGYGDSNSIQTHKIAKNFYVCGDLKNGAKVGNGLMAPRVNICAAHQANLVLELLAK, from the coding sequence GTGATGAGGATTAAATTTAATGGCGAAGTGATTGAGACGCATTTTAAAACAAGCGGGGAATTTTTTAAAAGCGTGAGTCAAAATGAAAGCGATGTATGGATAATAAACGGCTTTGCGACTAAAGATGAGGTGGATTTAGATGAAGGTGATGAGCTTTTTTGCATAGCGAAAAATACCCTGCCGCCCCCTGAGGCACTCGATGCGATGATGAGGGCAAGGCACACGCCAAAACTTCACGATAAATTAAAAGCGGCAAAAGTGGCGGTGTGTGGGCTAGGTGGGCTTGGCTCACATATAGCGATAATGTTAGCTAGAAGTGGGCTAGGAGGACTTAAGCTTATCGATTTTGATGTGGTAGAGCCGAGTAATCTTAACCGCCAAGCCTACCGCGTGAGTGATTTGGGTAAATTTAAAACAGAGGCTTTAAAAGAGCAAATCGCTGAGATAAACCCTTACACTCAGGTAGAAATTCATACTTTAAAGATAGATGAAAATAATTTAAAAGAGCTTTTTAAGGATACAAATATCGTTTGTGAAGCCTTTGACAGGGCTGAAGCTAAAGCAATGATAGCACAAAATTTTCATAGATATTTTGCAAATCAAGTGTTAATTTGTGCTTCAGGCTTGGCGGGATATGGAGATAGTAATAGCATACAAACGCACAAAATCGCTAAAAATTTCTATGTGTGTGGAGACTTGAAAAATGGTGCAAAAGTGGGTAATGGACTGATGGCACCACGCGTAAATATCTGTGCGGCACATCAGGCGAATTTGGTGCTTGAACTTTTGGCAAAGTGA
- the thiS gene encoding sulfur carrier protein ThiS: MIINGEKLDLKELKFADYVEKMGLRANLIALELNGKIVPKSEFENLILKKGDKAEIVSFVGGG; this comes from the coding sequence ATGATAATCAATGGCGAAAAGCTTGATTTAAAAGAGTTGAAATTTGCGGATTATGTAGAAAAAATGGGCTTAAGAGCGAATTTAATCGCCCTAGAGCTAAATGGTAAAATCGTGCCTAAAAGCGAATTTGAAAACTTAATCTTAAAAAAAGGCGATAAAGCCGAAATTGTAAGTTTTGTAGGAGGTGGGTGA